Proteins from a single region of Juglans microcarpa x Juglans regia isolate MS1-56 chromosome 5S, Jm3101_v1.0, whole genome shotgun sequence:
- the LOC121266857 gene encoding protein DMP4-like — translation MLIQIHMRSKQRERRSERFCDMEIKVQSDSKNHDESKHPLLQDGSETEEKTPIQKAISQTFQSTAHLANLLPTGSVLAFQLLSPIFTNEGNCDSVSRFMTAALVTLCGVSCFLLCFTDSFKDKKGNVCYGFATFQGLWVIDGTAKLSPELAAKYQLRFIDFMHAFMSILVFVAVALFDKSVVRCFFPMPSYTTQEILTRLPVGIGVICSMMFVVFPTERHGIGFPLSVN, via the coding sequence ATGCTGATACAAATCCATATGAGATCAAAACAAAGGGAAAGGAGAAGTGAAAGATTCTGTGATATGGAGATTAAGGTACAATCTGATTCCAAGAATCACGATGAATCAAAACATCCACTCTTGCAAGATGGATCTGAAACAGAGGAGAAAACACCGATACAGAAAGCCATTAGCCAGACATTTCAGAGCACAGCTCATTTGGCCAATCTTTTACCGACTGGATCAGTCCTGGCTTTCCAACTTCTATCACCAATTTTCACAAATGAAGGCAATTGTGACTCAGTCAGCCGGTTCATGACTGCTGCACTTGTGACTCTCTGTGGGGTCTCATGTTTCCTACTATGCTTCACAGACAGCTTCAAGGACAAAAAGGGAAATGTTTGTTATGGGTTTGCCACTTTCCAGGGCCTGTGGGTCATTGATGGAACAGCCAAGCTTTCACCTGAACTTGCTGCAAAGTACCAGCTGCGCTTCATAGATTTCATGCATGCCTTCATGTCAATACTGGTATTCGTAGCTGTAGCTCTCTTTGATAAGAGTGTGGTGAGATGCTTCTTCCCAATGCCATCATATACGACCCAGGAGATTCTTACAAGACTGCCGGTAGGAATTGGTGTCATTTGCAGTATGATGTTTGTTGTGTTTCCTACCGAGCGCCATGGAATTGGCTTCCCCCTCTCTGTAAATTAA